From the Deltaproteobacteria bacterium genome, the window CTCGCGTCGCGGTTTTTTGGGACACCTACTCAGTAGTGCTGCCTTGACTACTCTGCCATGGAGTACGCTAGCGTTAGCCACTCCATCAGCAACGCCACTCAAGCGAGGGAAAGGAGCTGCACCTGATGACGAGCGCTACTGGGAGTCAGTGGCAAGAGAATTTTTACTGCGCAAAAACATCGCATATATGAACACTGGCACGCGTGGACCGTCACCGCGCAGTGTGCATCTCGCGCAGCTTGACGCGCTCAATAATGTCAACGCTGATTACTTCAGTTTCACTAAGACTGGCTGTAATAAGGCGTTCTTGGATGCCTTACGCGGTAAGTTGGCGACGTTCATTGGTGCAAAACCAACGGAGGTTGCTTTTACCAGTAATACGACAGAGGGAATGATCTTTGGCACGCTTGGTGTTGATCTCAAACCAGGAGATGAGATTGTCTTTACCAATCATGACTACCCCTGGGGCGGGAATCCAATTCTGCACCGGGCTGCACGAGAAGGCCTGTCGGTTCGCATCATCGACCTCGCTGATCGAAAGTTTCATCCACCAAAGAATCCTGACGAGTTGCTGAACGCATTTGACGCGGCGCTGACGCCGAAGACAAAACTGTTGAGCTTCTGTCATATCAACTACACCGATGGCTGTGTCATGCCGGTCAAAGAGATTTGCGCACTCGCACGGTCCAAAGGCGTAGTCACACTGGTCGATGGCGCGCAGCCGCCAGGGATGATGAAAGTCAATGTGCATGACCTCGGATGCGACATGTATGCTGGTCCCTGTCATAAATGGGTTCTGGCTTCGATGTTCACCGGCTTTTTCTATGTGCGCGAAGAGATGCAAGAGCGCGTCTGGCCAACGATGTTCGCGGGTGCGGTCAATGGCAAGACGATGTACGGTCAACCGCCACCGCAAACGATGGCCGAGGCCTGTGTCGGTGCAGCCAAGTATGAGTACCACGGCTCGATCGACTATCCGGCCAAATTCGCGATGAATGCGGCACTCGATTTTCATAATCAGATTATGCCCGAAGCGATTGAAGCGCGCGATCGCTATCTTGCGCGTCGGCTCTTGAACGGTCTGCGGGCTATCGACGGTGTCGACGTGTACTCATCGGACGATTCGCGTTTGAGCTGTGCGCTAGTAGCGTTTACGGTAAAAGATGTGAAAACCACACAGTTAGTTGATTTGTTGTGGGAACGTCATGGTATCTATATCCGGAATGTGACGCACGAAGAAATTGGTTGGGATGTCAATCGGGCGTCACTTCATATTATGGTGACGGCGAAGCAAGTGGACAATTTGCTGGGAGCGATTACGGAGGTGGCGAAGAGGAAAGGGTAGAAAATTGCAGAGTGCGGAATGCAGAATGCAGAATGCAGAATGAGAAAGCATGAACTTCCCCAGTCTTTCAATCCGCAATCTGCATTCTGCAATGCCTGCCTCTTCTCTGATACACCGTGAACCTTGTAGTCATGGTTCCTCCACTTCCACCACCATCTCAATCTCCACCGTCCAATGAAACGGGAGTGATGCCATACCAACTGCAGCACGGGCGTGTTTCCCGCGTTCACCGAACACTCCTACCAACAGATCTGAACAACCGTTGATCACCTGTGGATGCTTGTCAAAAGTATCGGTGGCGTTGACCATGCCGAAAACGCGTACGATGCGTTTGACGCGATTGAGGTCTGTGATCTCGGCTTTTAACGTTGCCAGCAGGCACAAGGCAGTTTGCCGTGCTGCCTCATAACCTTCCTCAATCGATCGATCTTTGCCAACCTTACCTTTGACTTTGTCACTCGCTTCACCACAAGGACCGTGACCAGCCAGAAAGATGAGGTTGCCAGTGCGTACTGCCGTGACAAAGTTCGCCACCGGTTTGGCAGGAACTGGAAGTGTGAGGCCGAGTTCTTGGAGGCGTTGTTCGGGAGTTGGGCTTTGTTGGGCAGAAAGAAGAAAGGGAGACATGACTATTCCAAGGAACATCGTCGCGAAGAAAATACCGCCAATTTTGCAAGCTTTGTGATACTGCCCCATTATCATCCTCTTTCACCATGATTGCAGTGAATCGTGAGTCCTCACCGCACCGCCGCGACAGTAGTCGAAGCCGTCATTTTCTCAGCAAACTCCGGATCGATCTTACGTACGCGCTCGATTAACGCACTGGCAAGCGCCGTTCTTCCTGCTTGGCGTGCATGCACTGTCACACGTTGTAGATGTAACAACCCAACCGCCCAGGCATCGAGCAGCGGGCTCACGGCAAATCCATCGGCCACTTTCACCAGCATCTCCTCTCCTGCTGCTGGATTTTCCCCGTGTAGGGCAATCTCTCCTTCCAACGTTTTCAGGAATGGTTCTGTGAAGCGAGTGGAGAATGACTCATA encodes:
- a CDS encoding aminotransferase class V-fold PLP-dependent enzyme, which produces MEESFAYFHSRFQDLQRLHRFSRRGFLGHLLSSAALTTLPWSTLALATPSATPLKRGKGAAPDDERYWESVAREFLLRKNIAYMNTGTRGPSPRSVHLAQLDALNNVNADYFSFTKTGCNKAFLDALRGKLATFIGAKPTEVAFTSNTTEGMIFGTLGVDLKPGDEIVFTNHDYPWGGNPILHRAAREGLSVRIIDLADRKFHPPKNPDELLNAFDAALTPKTKLLSFCHINYTDGCVMPVKEICALARSKGVVTLVDGAQPPGMMKVNVHDLGCDMYAGPCHKWVLASMFTGFFYVREEMQERVWPTMFAGAVNGKTMYGQPPPQTMAEACVGAAKYEYHGSIDYPAKFAMNAALDFHNQIMPEAIEARDRYLARRLLNGLRAIDGVDVYSSDDSRLSCALVAFTVKDVKTTQLVDLLWERHGIYIRNVTHEEIGWDVNRASLHIMVTAKQVDNLLGAITEVAKRKG
- a CDS encoding RidA family protein, which produces MFLGIVMSPFLLSAQQSPTPEQRLQELGLTLPVPAKPVANFVTAVRTGNLIFLAGHGPCGEASDKVKGKVGKDRSIEEGYEAARQTALCLLATLKAEITDLNRVKRIVRVFGMVNATDTFDKHPQVINGCSDLLVGVFGERGKHARAAVGMASLPFHWTVEIEMVVEVEEP